TCCCATCATCGTTCCCGAGCCGAGGCCTGGACCTCCGAGGGTACCTCCGCATCCGGGAGTCGTGGAACCCTTCCCGGAGAAACCAAAACCAAGGGAGCAGAGGAATTACAAGAACATGACCAGAGAGAGAAGAATCGAAGCGAACGCGAGGGAAAGAACGCGAGTCCACACGATCAGCGCTGCCTTCGATACGTTAAGGCGATCCATACCCGCGTATAGCCACAACCAAAAACTATCGAAGCTATCCGTCCTCCGAATAGCATGCGCATACATCGCAGCATTATCAGCGGCCATAGACCCAAACGAGGACTTATCCGAGGCAGTGGATAAAGTAACGCAAACGATACACACAGAAGGAAAGTTAAGAAAGAAAAAAGACGATCCCTAGCCGTCCCATTGAGCCTAGTTAACGTTAGTACAAAAACGACAATAATTGTGAACCGtcgattttaaaatttgaatcTCCAATGGCTGGTACAACcagactttttaaaatatttatattcagtgaagatcttaaaaaataataagtccATTTTACACCTTTTCAGCTGTGCTGTGCTTCTCTTTCTGTGGGTAAGTAAATACCCACAGAAAGAGTATTTAAAAgatgattttttattatgtaggtacctgAACAGGGTACCAACTCTTTTTAAAGTTACCTTACATCACTTGACGGGTTTCTTGCTAGAAGCTTCTAGTTTCAGTCTAAAAATTAATAGATACTTACAGCAGTTATTTAATGCTGAATTTTTTAATCACCTGACTAAGGATTTCTTGTGCCTTCAAATTTTGCCACAGCCCCAGTAATAGGAAGCTTCCCCTTAACTGAATGTATTTTGgctttaattgtttttataggTTGtcctataaaatgtttatatttattatacttaactcGAGTCAGTAATTTTAAGAcagaaatgtatattttatgcgATAGTTGTACGTGTAAATACTGTAAATATTAGATAGAAGAATAAGAAAATAAGGCACTTTTGTCGTTACGGGTGGGAAGaaatatgacaataatattaagcATTTGTAAcaacaaagtaaaaaaatattgtgcaaATAAGGTTCttgaaattgtaataaaaaagacAATAGTGTGTAAACAGTTGAGCAAATAATGTATAGAGTATAGgggatattaaaaattaatcgtttcagaaaaaaattgttatttgtatgtatttttggTATAAATTGAGCAGTAACAAAAATGCCTTATGATGTTATGTGATAAAAATTATTCTGTATGGTAGAGCcgcataagtataatattttgctagtATCTAAATCAAAATGTACTTATTGAAAAATTTTAGTatcaaaactttttaattttcattatatttGAAATCATTTATTATTTGGTATTCGAACATTAAAATCTATGCTGAGCCTTTACTTTTAGAAGATACCTATAGTACTTACACCTAagaaataatagtttaaaataaattcctATTATACTTATGACACTCTagtcatataatatttatgcatTAAAAAATGTGATATATTTTACGATAAGtaaaaatgaaaactaaaaGTATCGCATCTACAAGTGTAAAcctaaatgaaataaattaaaaagacaACTTTATGTAACCTAACTAGTTTGTATTTTGACTTGTGTAAAATGTATCAATTTTTTATGCCATCATCTAAgatgaaaacataataaatgaGAAAATTAAACTGAATTTCATGACTTTTAATCATTCCAACTACTTGCTATTACAATTATTCTTAAAATCTCTATGTACGAAGAAAGATTTTCCATAGATggaaaattttttgaaatcagAGAACTGTTTTAGAAATCAGACgcaattttttagggttctgtacccatagggtaaaaacgggaccctattactgagacttcgatgtctgtccgtctgtctgtctccaggctgtaactcaataatcGCTATAGACTGCCagtacaacaacaaatactaaaaataaaataaaattaatatttaaggggggctcccatacaacaaacattatttttttgaccttttttgctcttaatcaataatggtaacagctaggcacttgaaattttcattaaggccttagttatatgtctactttaataattaataataatatttaaataaaataaaaattaagggggctgccatacaaaaacacaatttttggcctatttttcgtctataacggtacggaaccattcgtgcgcgagtacgactcgcacttggacgataattattttcatacgcTGTTCTAAGGCCTTTAAGGCCTTCTATAAGCAAATAATGATTGTACAGGGTTAAGATCAAAGTATTTCTGAACAGAGCTACTTGAATTATATTTTGACTGTTCTCGAATAGTGTCAAGGTCATTACAATTTGAGtgattttacgtgggagagccatgcttcggcacgaatgggccggctcgaccggagaaataccacgttctcacagaaaaccggcgtgaaacagcgcttgcgctgtgtttcgccgagtgagtgactttaccggaggcccaaacccctaccctattcccttccctaccctcccctattcccttcccttcccatccttaccctcccctattaccctgttccttcttaaaaggccggcaacgcacttgcagctcttctgatgctgcgagtgtccatgggcgacggaagttgctttccatcaggtgacccgtttgctcgtttgcccccttatttcataaaaaaaaaagatcccAGCGAAGTATCAAAGCAAACTCAGAGACGGTTATTATGTCTGTGGTTCCTATTACTGATATCGATACAACTATTTATTTCTCTGCTCATTTTCTACCCCATTTACCTAAGTAGGAAGCAGGGGCATATGTCAGCTGACAATGGGTTCAGTCATTCTGCCAGCTGCGCCAGCGGCACGTGGCTGTATGTCAATACTCCTTGTTATCGGccggatattaaaaaaaaagaaaagagggAATTCATGgggaattcgaaaatcgaacAGGGAACTGTTTTACCGTTACTGCCTTGTTCTAATTAGTACTGTTCTACAGATTACTAGAAGCTAGTCAATTGTCATACAGCAGCATACCTTATTAGCAGGTTTAAACTAAGATTACTTACAGTGGTTCTTATTATTTTCAGTCGTCGCTGTCCTAAAGggaaaagaaaattataatttgcacTAGCctaagaaatggaacagcaagaaatggaaagggcataagcgacaaaatggtttttgtcgcgtaatttaaaaaccataaatatatttcatataatatagctatgagcaaattaaagtgtatgcttgaaccaatctatgtacaaattttggaagcttaaatcactctcctctgtt
This genomic window from Aricia agestis chromosome 17, ilAriAges1.1, whole genome shotgun sequence contains:
- the LOC121735494 gene encoding protein atonal homolog 8 → MTDSITTEDVGVEGKDRVLERDAGFVSGGDDDDSCSGPAHSDDSGVRLVENEPRIKRDRSPTLQPPKKRIRLGSREDLASPESDSPFRPWSFAEEPQREPLSLVKKVNETSILRQRRRPLEPPPPPVPIIVPEPRPGPPRVPPHPGVVEPFPEKPKPREQRNYKNMTRERRIEANARERTRVHTISAAFDTLRRSIPAYSHNQKLSKLSVLRIACAYIAALSAAIDPNEDLSEAVDKVTQTIHTEGKLRKKKDDP